The following proteins are co-located in the Hevea brasiliensis isolate MT/VB/25A 57/8 chromosome 11, ASM3005281v1, whole genome shotgun sequence genome:
- the LOC131170252 gene encoding uncharacterized protein LOC131170252, which yields MNPKKHCKAVTLRSGGVLEQSEEESTEKTPDKSENQTEEREEEAKEDQEEEANKKKKLPELYQPPLGDSRKPNWISKECSAILQNKLPPKLKDPGSFSIPYLIGDMRIDKALCDLIASVSLMPLSVCQKLEVGELKPITISLQLADRSVKYPAGILKNPHQSGKILHPS from the exons ATGAACCCAAAGAAGCATTGTAAAGCGGTTACGTTGAGGAGTGGAGGAGTTTTAGAACAGTCAGAGGAAGAATCAACTGAGAAAACCCCTGATAAATCTGAAAACCAAACagaggagagagaggaagaagccAAAGAGGACCAGGAAGAGGAAGCAAATAAGAAGAAGAAACTACCAGAGCTATATCAACCTCCTCTCGGAGAttccagaaagccaaattggataagCA aggaatgcagtgccatattgcAAAACAAGCTACCGCCAAAgctgaaagatccaggaagcttctccataccttatcTTATAGGTGACATGAGGATAGATAAGGCCCTTTGTGATCTTATAGCAAGTGTAAGTCTAATGCCCTTATCAGTATGTCAAAAGCTGGAGGTAGGAGAGCTTAAACCTATAACAATATCACTACAACTGGCTGATCGATCTGTCAAATACCCTGCGGGCATTCTAAAAAATCCCCATCAAAGTGGGAAAATTCTTCATCCTAGTTGA